The Arabidopsis thaliana chromosome 5, partial sequence genomic interval TAGAATAATGTTTTCAACCTAAACAATATGGAAACCTATCTACACGATGGGTTTTTGACCAAGAAACGATTTGATATTGTTGTTCTGAACCAGAGACGTTCTAATTGTATGTGGAATTTTACGTAGCATAGCAAATATCAAGATTTCAGTCTCGTTAAGCTAAAAAACGTGGATTTCGTTAAGCTAGTGTTTAGTTGCTTCTTGGAATGCAGAATAGCAAACCAatagaaacaagagaagatgCATTTGATTAAGAAACAGAGTGCATATATTTCATTaacttgtttttctctttggtttgttGTCTATTTATTAGCtttctatgtatatatgtaatcatgatttttttttaacaatccTATGAAAAGCTGACAAAAGTTTGACGGATGGGAAGACATATAGTGGTGATTAGAAGCTTTTTTATGAACAGAAATGTTACCTTTTCGTTTTACTGGTGCTCCTCCTGATGTCTGAAAGCTGACATCCTCTTCTTGTATTTGTAACGCCCGAAAACATAATCTGGGAAGAGCCTGTTATGTGATTTCATGAAAACAAGTTGATCTTGTGTGAATGTTGGGAGTCCATCATCAGAAGGTGACCAGTCTTTGTTTCTCGTCATGGTTCGAAGTCCAGCAGAAGGTAAAGCCAAGCCTGGTTTTTGCGTCTCTGTTTCACGTCCAGCAGAAGGTGAAGCCAAGTCTGGTTTCTGCGTCATTGTTTCGAGTCCATCAGAAGGTGACGACGACAAGTCTGGTATTTGGGCCACTGTATCGAGTCTATCAACAGAAGGTGAGGAGCTATGGGTGGAGGTGGTAGTACTGGTGTTGAGATCGACTGTAAGAGTAGTAGATATGGGAGTGTGGACTGGTGAGTCGCTGGTAGTTGTGTTGAGCTGGCTAGAGGAAGGTGTTGTGGGTACTGAGTGTGAACTGGTGGTTGGTGTTTGGTTGCCAGAGAGAATTGGAGGAAAGTCCTTTTGACTATCTAGCGTATAGGGGTCAGGCCCATGGGGTAAGAGCGGAAAAAGTGGTGGTCTCTGATAAACGTAGATCAGAGACCGAGGCCGGTGCAGGTACGGGTATAGCTGCAGGTGCAGGGGATTCTGCAAACGTAATTGCAGTCTGAGTTAGTTTCTGAAACAAAAAGGGTTTatcattgaagaaaaagtGTGAGTTGAGATAAACTTACAGCGCATGGAAACTGTGGACTATAATGATCATATGGGAGTTGCTGTGGTGTATAAGGAGAAGCAGCTTGTCTTGGTGTGAGGATGAATGGTTCAGCAGAAGCTTGCAGTTTGAAAGGTTTAGCAGCCTAATAAACACAGATAAAAGCAAATGAGAACTGGTTATAAACTTATGATTCTTCAGAAATCCTGATACACAATGCGTTGTAAAGTAAAAACCTTTGGTGTACAAGGACTATTTGCCAGCATATTTTCCTTGCCAGCTGAAGAAGATTGCTGAGAGCGAGTGGTTTCCTGCAAAATCACCAAAGAACTCTCAACAGACATTTCAATACATAAATGTGAGCGTAGTTGCGACAATGATACACAATATTTGCTTCTCCTGAATAGATCAATGCATTGGAAGTTCAGCATCATCTATACTTGGAATCAtgttcaacaaaaaatagacATTTCCAACATTATCTGATTCAGCTTCGTTTGATCTAAAACAGTCATCGAAAGACATCAAGTCACTAACGTCTAGCAACTCTATGTTGTGACCATTGTGGAATATCACATGCAATGTTTCTTAAGTAAGTCAGTGATGTTCTTACCGATTCTAATCTCACaaatatgtaaacaataaAGAGCGAAAGACGAACCTGGTTAGGTCCTGAATCGCTTATAGGGCTGCTACACTCTGTAGTCTTCTTGAGCTGACTCCGGAAGATTGAAGAACGTGCTGATCGTCCTGGATAGCTTGAAGGAGACTCATACACCTTCTTTTTAGTGGCTGATGTGACCAGAACACCATCCATCAAGATTCCTTCATCTGAGCATGAAACCGGAAAGCGCCTAGGAGGGAGTGGATCTGATTTAGCGTCCCGTAAACACTGCAGCAGGAGTGTCTTCGCATTGCTAATGTTGTAATTCCTTTTAGGAGTCACCGGACTCAAAAGTGATGACATTTTATGTTGAAAACGGCTCTGCCGGATCTTATCCATCGGCCACGTCTGGGGACTCTGCTTTGGGGTCTTGTAATCCACCTCGTTGTAGACAAACGGCTCGTCTTTGTCCATCATATTGCTACAGTAGGAGAATCTGAGATTCCTTTGTGGATCCTTGTATCACCAGACTTCAAAATGAgactttttttaatcaacatCACCAGAGGATTTGCAATCACCAAAAACcacaaagaaaataacaaatcacCAGAGAAGTCTCGACTTAttcactctttctctctgccGCTAAAGCTTTCCGATAAGATCTGAAGAATGTAATCGAGAGCACAAGACAATAGTAAGTTTCagattcaatcaaaaacaaaccacCGCAGaaacattttcccgccaaaactgGCGATGAATATTCACGAGACAACAGCAAAATCTACCAAAGATCCAAGGTTGAAATTTACCGataatcatcatcagaacttgaagaaatcaaaagcgAGAACGATTGAAgtagaaaacgaagaagaagaaccgaAATTTCCGATCAAAACCTAGGGTTGTAGAGGAATCGGGAACgggaaaaaaacacagattCAATCGCGATAGAGCTAAACCTAAAGCTCGAAATCGGAACTTAAATCATAATCACATACCTAAAAGAATCGTGATCGAGAAGCTAATTCGTCTTCCTCTGGTTCGATAGCATCACGAAGCTTGCTCAGAAAAATCTCCACGgccaaagagagagagaagagggaaaaaaTTAGTTTCAAAGAGACGAAATGTTTGTTAACCGCCTCGGTGTATATATAGGGCTAACGGAAAATATAACGGCGGAAAGATTCCGTTATCCATTTGATGACTTGGTTTGGTTGTTTCTGTATGTTGACTTTGACGCTGTTTCTTTGACCTTCCATTAAACCGGTCAAGGCGAATTAAACCAAAAGTTATTTAACCGGAAATGCTGATTCGACCCAGtaagctctgtttttttttggtacaaaACATAAGAACACATTTTACTTGTACATTGCAACATTCATAACAATgatcaaataaacaaagactTGGGTTCAAGCCATCGACTAGATGGTCAAGTCAAGACCAGAGACCATACAAAAACAGAGACCCATGAAATGTACAAAGGACCCAAGagtgaaagagaaacaaaaagaaaaccaaaaaactatACATATTACATGAAGCTTTACACAGACTCTAGCCTTGTTGTTACCACATAGAGAGGAAGCTTTCAGATTCCATCAACGGAGTGTTTGTTTCATGTTACCATTAAGCAGAGACATAAGCCCGCCACCATGAACTCTTTCCTCAGGAATCATAAAGTCAAATATGTTCCTCCCATTGCTGCCACTActattgttgtttgtttcgaTATCGGGTCTCTCGGTGTTTGAGAAGCTTAAGGATTTCATTGATGGAGGCACAAGAACCTGCATTGGTATCATCAGCTTCTGTCTTTTCTCGGGTTGATGATGCAACGGTGGCAGCGGGCGATCAATGGAGTCCATGCAATCAGAGACCGCACTGACTCCAGATTGAGAATGATCAGtggtagtagtagtagtagttgCAGTTGTTGTGGTTTGTAAAGAAGTAGAGACAAGGCCACGGAAAAGTCCCGGTCCAATCAAACCAACCTTGCTTCCAGCTTTATCTTGTGACATACTGTTATGCGCAGCGCATAAACCGCTCTTTCCTCTAGCGAATTTCTCGCATTTCCAGTCTCCTCCCCATGAGCAACGTTTCCCACCACCATGTGCCTTACAGAAATCAGTGCTACCTTGCGCACTCTTCTCACAACCATCAGACTTACACCGTTTCCCACCACCGTGCTTCACGCAACAATCAGTCCTCCCACGAGCGCTCTTAGTGCACCCGGCCACAACACATCTCTTCCCACCACCGTGAGCTACACAGAAACTCGTCCCACCATGCACACTCTTAGGACAAATACCACCACCATCAAACATACAGCGTTTTCCTCCACCATGTGCTTTACAAAGCGGAGTACTACCTTCCGCTCCTTTTGTACATCCCGCAAATATGCAGCGTTTCCCACCACCATGAGCTTTGCAGTAGTTTGTACTTCCTTGAGCACCTTTTGTACAGCCTGAAGACTGACAACGCCGTCCACCACCGTGGGAAATACAGAGTCCAGCTTGTCCCTCAGCACTTCGTGTACAGCTTTCAATCCTACACCTTTTACCACCACCGTGCTTGATGCAGAGCCCAGATTTGCCACGTGCAGCCTTAGCACATCCCTCAGGGAATCCACACCGTCTTCCACCACCATGTGATATGCAGAGATCGGTTTTGCCTTCAGCACTCTTTGTGCATCCCAAGTGTTGGCATCTCTTTCCTCCGCCATGGGCTTTGCAGAAAGTAGTTTTGCTCTCAGCACCTTTGTTGCAACCTAGCTTTTGGCATCTCTGGCCACCTCCATGGCCAATGCAGAGCCCCGAAGCTCCTCTAGCTCCTTTAACACATCCCATAAACTTGCACTTCTTCGGGTTGCTCATCCTTTGCTGAGAAGACGTGGCAGAGGCCGACCTGTCAGAGAAAGCGCTTACAGAGAACTCTGACTCATGGCTCAGCTGTGAATTATAAGCATCAGTTCCACAATTAGTACTACACTCTTGCATCCTTGAAGGTTTTCTAACATTCTCCGTCCTTGGAGCGAAAAGAAGCGATGGCATATAGCCACCTGATCGCCTTGCTGAGGTAGAACCCTCATCAACAGCAGCTTGGGACACATTAGTATCCGCATATGTCAACAGAGAACCCTCAAGTCCGCTGAAAGTATCCATGGTCACAGCAGGAGGACCAAGTTGCAGGATTGAGTTACCTCCTGATGAGAGTTCCTGAACACTCCCAGAAGAAGCAGAGCCTTTGTTGTTATTATCATTGACCCTGACATTGTAATAATACGAAGGCGGTGTTGGACCCAAACCGAGAACCAACCGGCAACCACCATCAGGACAATTAGAAACATCAGAACAAAGCTTATGGTTATGGTGAGAGCTCCCAATCAATCTCCCTGCACTGCTTCCAAGACATTTCAAGCTAAGAGCAGTATCGCCGAAATTGTCAAGCTTTGCAATACCATTGCCACGAGAAAAGTGAACAACACTCTCGTTCAAATCCAtatgaagagaagagacagaACAATGCAGCGGAGGAGATAGAATgaccaaaacaataaatacTTAGAACACCACCTTGTAGAGCTATAAACATAAAAGCAACTTGAGATATAAACATCTCCCACCGCTGACAAATCCCCATGTATCTGCCCTGTCCATCTTCAAGAATGGGTTTGCGCAAGAAACTATTCTGCAGCAGTTACAAAATCTTGTTAGTAGAAAGCTTAAGCAAGAAGATCAATAACATTACAATGACACGAGACTAATAATCAAGAAAAGCATTTGAGTCAATAGTGTAATTACAAGTTGCGGCTTGTGATGTTAAGAGATTCAAAGTACAGAGACCAATAATTGGCTACAACTGTGTCTGAAAAGGACCAAGTACCAACCAAAATGACTAATGGTGGCAACATTTTAGCCTTAGGTAAAAGTGAAACGTGAAGGACACATCTTTCTATGCTcgaaaaattagaaatttccCAAAACAACAGAATGAAAGAAAGGATAAGATAAGATTGGTTTACAGATTAGTACacagtattaaaaaaaaaaaaactaaataatttttgttactCAAAATAATTCAAGCAAAATCAGAATAATGTTAAGACTTTGAAAACTTCTTATATAACATGGAAAGTCAACTTTGTGTTTGATAAGTGATAAGTGATAACAAGAAGCAATGTCTCACGATTTTAGGTTGTAAAATAAAGATCCAAACTCAATAAACAAGATCTAAGGAAATACTAATTGTtactattaaacaaaaatggaaTCAACAAAGATTCTGAATCTCTATATCTCACAAGTTTCTAactttgaggaagaagatctaaattcacaacaaaaaaattaatcaaagtTATAATCAGAGTTAATCAAACAATCATTAGAGAAATCATCATGCGTACTCTAAAAAGTTAACATCatgaaggttttaaaaaaaaaaaaaagataaaccctaaaaagagCAAGAGACAATTAGAGAAATAAGCTGaacaaatttcagaaaacgaaacaaaaacaaaccatgCATTCATTAATATAACACGATCAATCAGTAATaacaagatacaaaaaaacagTACTAAAGaaggaataagaaaaaacctGATGGATctgagacagagagagattcCGTAACTCGTAAACTGAGAGTCCCTGCTTCGTCTAAAACATCGAGGaatacgaagaagaagaagaatgaaacaaaaaaagagactgAAACAGGTGTCGAAATATTAGCGGGGctacaaaaaaagagagaaaaaagagaagaggagatatttttatggtttttattatGAGcgtgtttgtgttgtgtgttaGGCTTTTTCaggttctctctttctcgtttATAACCGCGAGTGAGGGAATCCCAATGAATTACCCAAAATACCCTCTGTCTCCGTCGATAGTAACGGTTCTGATTGGATGAGACAACGCTCTATTTTGGgtaatcaattaaaatttgcTTTTCGATGAAAACGACGCCGTCTTTAGTGGAGACAAAGTCTTTTATGCCccttgttttctgttttctttcgaGTGGTAGTGATGTTGCGACAAGTCACTTCTCTGAATTAATAAAAGTATTAAACCGATTACCGTCTTAACCGGTCAGAACTGATTCCTTCCCTAATTTCTTATGACGTCATCGTAATTTTATGAACActtggtttttatttatttatattgttttttgggATATTGTGAATGTTTGTAATGATGATATCAGCTGAATGAGTCTTTCGAACTTAATTgatgtatgtatatgtttgtttttgtcattttatgtGACGCTTTTGTTAATAAACGAGACAGAAAAacgattatttttttctcatgcCAGGAATATGgagtaaaaaatatatagaattagCTGGCATCATTAAACCTAgtattgtttaaaaaaatttaatcagATTCCACTATCCAAATGCGAAGCACTTGTGGTATCAAGCTTCAACGAAATAAAAGACTTGtgattctgtttctttattttatgtttgtacTTACATCTAGATCTATAAGACTATAAGCGAAAACGTTCAAATTTCCtctactcaagcaacatacATATTCAAACATCaattgtaatttgtatatgttatatgtatagtaggaaacaatcacaaaacaaaacaaaaatatgaaacaatgCAAATAATATCATTGATGTACGTAAATGAAATATTTCTTCGTTGGAAAATAATTGAAGTGATTAATGAGAGGAACAAAATGTTAGATGTGCGctgggagaagaagaagtaagaacaatttatttatataatttgataCCAATTGTTTTGTCGTGGTGTGATGAAAATTGTCGCCAAAGGACCACAATAAAGACGAACgactattttcttttaaatgaatGAAATTGTGATTTTTATGATGTTCCAAGAGGCAAATCCTATTACGTCAGCCAATGAGGTTCCTTGCAGAGTGGAAGAATCtatcataatattttaaataaaaatgaattatatatcaaagaaaaagtacaaaaaagGCATAAAATAAAAGGAATCTTTACTAGTCGGCGATTCCGTCAGCTTCGGCCTCAACTCTCCACGCGAAACGGCTGACGTCGACGATATTTTATACCTTCTTAATCATTTAATAACATATCTGGTAACAAATGTGTATGTGGAAACACGAAAGCCTTGTTGCAATATTTTACATCAtgtttttaggttttgacTTCATCAGCATAGGGTTTAGGACAGAGTTTGTTTCTTCGTTCGCATgcatacatttttattttataaaatattttcttctaaagctcCTTATTGGATGGATTTTAAATTGACTTTGTTCAAAATAAACATCAACAGGCCCAACTCTAGCCCAATCTTCTCTGCCAATGTAATCTCAAAAACTTCTCTTTTGATAAGACTTACAagagaatccaaaacacaccatttttgtgtgtgaCAATGGAAACCTAAATCATGAAGAGACTTCAAATAGAAACGTTATAACATCAACTAGCGATATTAAAATAGGCACTAAGCCCGCGGGTCTAAACGGGCTTCAACCGATAATTATTGAAAAGTTGTCTAGCTAATAAGGAATCAAGGATCCTAAATTTGATTTCTATGCTCTAATTGTAAGGAATCGATGGTAGAGCTTATCTTTGCAATTACAAGTCACAATGCTTCTGCTTTTTTCAATatgtttgattaaattttatgatGCGACAACTAAAATAATTGTGAAGCTCGTTCAAAACTCAGAACGACCACAAGTATAATAATCGAAAACAAGATCTGCCCAATGCCCCTTCACAATCTCTCCATCTAACCCAAATTCAGCCATCAAGATCCCACAAGTCCTTTGTACCTAGCGTACGACATTATGATCACAAACACGACTACACAAAGTGTCCCCGTCAAGCCCACCACCTGCAACAACCAAAAACCCCGATAAACATAAGTTAATCTTGAGAGAGATCTTTATTTCATCCTCATGCGAATAGAATTCTGGTTTCTTACGTATTTGAACATGTATCCATGACCGTCGTTCCATGTGTATGGAATGTTCATCCCGAAAATTCCAGCGACAAGAGAGTACATCGATAAGCAAACTGTTCCAGAACTTAACACTAGCTCCAACTGCAGGATTTTGAAGATgatcaacaaaagaagatgacatattaaaaaaactttggcTTTCGACATTCACGTACCTGAATAAGCTGATTCCGATGATTGTCAAGCTGTGAATAGAAAACCGACGAGTTTTAGCTTTTAATATAATGACTTATATTCAGATTTCAAGAACATGTTAAAAATTTTGAGGTTTCGTTTTTGGATACCTGGATGTTAATGTAGTCCTCTGTGTCATCAATATACTCACGTAGCTGCATCAGAGtcaaaaattaagtttttaaagtaaaaaaagtctgcaaaaaagaacagaaagaaaagGGAGCAAGAGGATAACTGTTGTTAATCTGTTCAAAGTGCTGTCGATCTGCATGAAGTATGCCTGTAAAGATATCAAGACGTGTGTATTTGGACTTGGCATTTGAATGGAAGATAGATCAGAATCAGATAAAAGATTTTGTGCAGGATCAACAAACCTCGAGTAACATTTCAAGTTCTTCAACATCATTCTCATCCCCATGAACTGTGGCTAAACTCGCTCTACTTGCTCTTGAAATCTTAGAGCCTATTGTTGGGGAAGTAGTATACCAATTTGGTTCACCAATACTACTAATCGGTGAGGAAGCACTTGAAAGTTTCCTTGAAAGGTAAAGATCTGCCatatcatcgtcatcatccaGCAACTGTTCGAGTTCATCTCTTACCTGCAAAAGGCGATGAAGCTACTTAGTTCTCTATTCATATTACAAACTTTACAAATACTCATAAGtcataagaaaaagataccTGCTCACCTTTTGAACCCGAGCTGTCAACCGAGTCATGGCACTCTTCAATTTCCGAACTCTATCCAAATTACGGCTACTAATCTACAAGACGAATGTAAAAATGTAGTTGAAAACTGGATCACTGGTGATAATAAATCATTGAGGTACCTACCTTTGAGGTAAGCTCATCCAAAGCAGGATAAGCAGCTGTTTCTAATTCTGCTGTCCTTGCAGCTAAGAAGCTACAGATTGCTTCCAAAGCTACTTCCAGCGCCCGAAATTCAAATGGGGATTCTATATTGCAACAAGCAGACATTTCAACATATATGAAAAGGCAAATTAAGGGTCATCAAAAAGGAGATGAATTTCACAGAGTTTAGATGGTTTAGGAAAAGAGCCAAGAGTCTCTAGGGACAATACCATCTTCGTCACCAGTATCACCGTCGTTTTGAGCACCTGCGATCTCTTTCCCGTCTCCTTGACCACCATTGTGTGATGCATTTCCAACAGGTAAGCGTCTTCGAAGCTCCTCCACAACTGGAATAACATTTTCATCAGACGGATCCCGAAGCAAAACCTGTAATAAGCCCAAGTCATTACTACAAGAAGAGAACTCAAAAGCTATACTCCTCTAAGCATTCCATAGTGCTAAATAGATCAAAGCCTGGCTGATATTATGAACTTTCAACACACTATAGCATAGTAAGAACAGAACTGAAAAATTAGCCAAATTTTTGCCTAGTTCAGTGATTGCTCAAGTTCCTTAACACATTGTCAGCATTTTGAAAAACTGGCtacaagaaagaatcaaactttAACATGAACATCTGcatattcagaaaaaaatctacctaacaaaataaaaatcgaaactttttaCTGCAAAAACCCTACAAATCTAAGTGTGGTAAGCAAAGGAATCAAAGAGTAAACTACTAACCTCTTCGGAAGTGATAATAGCCTTGATATGCTGcataaagaagaaggaacaaaactaattacactctgaaacaaaaacaaaacccagaaacaaTGAATGCctgaagaaccaaaaaacagaaccaaaccTCCAAATTGAGAACAATGGCTCTCTCTCGGCCAAGAATAGTGGAAGGGTAAGATAAATTGGGGTCTAGAATCCGGAGATCGCGAGCGTGGATCTGGACACGGTGCATGATCTCATACTTATCAACATCGAGTGGCTCACTCTGTCCCGTCGCGTCAATAAGAGCCCACGACGCTTGTggcgttttcttcttcaccgtcACAACCGCCGAAGGATCCGCTGGAACCAAGTACCCGTTTTGCGCCATGtctttcaaaaactaaaaaaaactacctCACCGTCCACTTCCACGCCGTCTGTAAAATTCAGAGCACCAGCATCAACACAACAGTCGAattcttcatcaaaaaaaaaaaagcgaacAAGAGAATCTGACCTTGTTGAGCTCAAGTGTTCATGCGAATTCGACGGAGAAAACAATACTCTAAAGGATTCAGAAAAGCGAATTCTCGTCCTGTCTGctcttttttcattaaaaagattttcggaaatctttctttctagatttttgtttaggtttggtttttttgctttgtgaGAGAGTTTTACAGTTtcagaaaaaaaggaaaacgtGATATATTCTGTTAGAGGTGaatcttatttatatttaaaatgtaaaccGCAATAAACCGGTAATAATAACCCTGATTTCTGGTAAATGTTGTTCATATTTGAGTCGAATCACCTAAATTCGACACAAAACCCGGTTTAGTttagattaagaaaataaaaattaatttatttttgatcgGGATATACTACGAGTTTATCTGCTTGTTATCAGAATTATTAGTTTGAgcaactaattaaaaaaaaaaagactaaattTACTTAAATTGAAATACCAAACATAAATCTAACTCTAACTGATATTAGCTAGATTTATGTTACACATGAATTACACAtgatatattttagatattcgaattatgtttatatatgcCCCACATTTTCGGCTACTAATGCTATAATTTTAAAGAGATtcacaatttcttttttttattacttttcttttccaacTTGCAAAAGCTTAAGCatattaatattctttttttcttcctcaaataaaaatatagaatcaGATTCTAATGCTTAAGGAATGTTTTAAATCTCCGACATGAAGAAGATGCTTTCCCAAACCAATCTTCCTCTTCCCAATCTCATCAACCACACTCAGATCTTTACATATCTCTACCTTAAACCTAACCACCGCTTCTTCCCTCTTCCCCAATCGAATCTTCTCGAATCCTACCAAATGCTTCCTCGGCGATCCGTGAATCGCCGGCGGCGTCGTGAATAGAAACACCGTGTGAATCCCTTCTCTATCTCCTCCGTTTCGTACCTTGATATGAACTTCAAACGCCGATCCACCGCCGGAGACAGCGTTTTCGCAGTGCGGTCCGATCGCGTCTAGCGATTGACATTCCGATGATCGGCAAACGTGATTCTCTTCGAGACCGAGAGAAACGAGACTTGGAGCTTTGACTAAAGTGTGACTGAATTTGGTGTAGCTGAGTCCATCTCCGAATGCGTATACTGTTTCTCCGGTGTAGAATCGGTAAGTCCGACCCGGATACCCGCTTGCTTTATCGGGTCTCATGTTCATTATTGTCATCGGAACTTTCTCTACATACGACTGTGGATACCACGTCATCGGTAATTTCCCACCTACATAACCAAAACCGGTTTATTCAAATTTG includes:
- a CDS encoding mucin-like protein (unknown protein; Has 2125 Blast hits to 1062 proteins in 182 species: Archae - 6; Bacteria - 116; Metazoa - 913; Fungi - 305; Plants - 50; Viruses - 20; Other Eukaryotes - 715 (source: NCBI BLink).) → MMDKDEPFVYNEVDYKTPKQSPQTWPMDKIRQSRFQHKMSSLLSPVTPKRNYNISNAKTLLLQCLRDAKSDPLPPRRFPVSCSDEGILMDGVLVTSATKKKVYESPSSYPGRSARSSIFRSQLKKTTECSSPISDSGPNQETTRSQQSSSAGKENMLANSPCTPKAAKPFKLQASAEPFILTPRQAASPYTPQQLPYDHYSPQFPCANPLHLQLYPYLHRPRSLIYVYQRPPLFPLLPHGPDPYTLDSQKDFPPILSGNQTPTTSSHSVPTTPSSSQLNTTTSDSPVHTPISTTLTVDLNTSTTTSTHSSSPSVDRLDTVAQIPDLSSSPSDGLETMTQKPDLASPSAGRETETQKPGLALPSAGLRTMTRNKDWSPSDDGLPTFTQDQLVFMKSHNRLFPDYVFGRYKYKKRMSAFRHQEEHQ
- a CDS encoding loricrin-like protein (loricrin-related; BEST Arabidopsis thaliana protein match is: loricrin-related (TAIR:AT5G09670.1); Has 1807 Blast hits to 1807 proteins in 277 species: Archae - 0; Bacteria - 0; Metazoa - 736; Fungi - 347; Plants - 385; Viruses - 0; Other Eukaryotes - 339 (source: NCBI BLink).); translation: MDLNESVVHFSRGNGIAKLDNFGDTALSLKCLGSSAGRLIGSSHHNHKLCSDVSNCPDGGCRLVLGLGPTPPSYYYNVRVNDNNNKGSASSGSVQELSSGGNSILQLGPPAVTMDTFSGLEGSLLTYADTNVSQAAVDEGSTSARRSGGYMPSLLFAPRTENVRKPSRMQECSTNCGTDAYNSQLSHESEFSVSAFSDRSASATSSQQRMSNPKKCKFMGCVKGARGASGLCIGHGGGQRCQKLGCNKGAESKTTFCKAHGGGKRCQHLGCTKSAEGKTDLCISHGGGRRCGFPEGCAKAARGKSGLCIKHGGGKRCRIESCTRSAEGQAGLCISHGGGRRCQSSGCTKGAQGSTNYCKAHGGGKRCIFAGCTKGAEGSTPLCKAHGGGKRCMFDGGGICPKSVHGGTSFCVAHGGGKRCVVAGCTKSARGRTDCCVKHGGGKRCKSDGCEKSAQGSTDFCKAHGGGKRCSWGGDWKCEKFARGKSGLCAAHNSMSQDKAGSKVGLIGPGLFRGLVSTSLQTTTTATTTTTTTDHSQSGVSAVSDCMDSIDRPLPPLHHQPEKRQKLMIPMQVLVPPSMKSLSFSNTERPDIETNNNSSGSNGRNIFDFMIPEERVHGGGLMSLLNGNMKQTLR